The Stratiformator vulcanicus genome has a segment encoding these proteins:
- a CDS encoding DUF1559 domain-containing protein → MTVCFRAALRHKRRGFTLIELLVVIAIIAILIALLLPAVQQAREAARRSQCKNNLKQLGLALHNHHATFGHLPSHRDIKEAPVPPAEQSFYRWSMHAMLTPFLDQSIIYNQVDLKSPLIVLAPFPTYNPALSNVVATKVSVFLCPSDPVVQIDPNFGPTNYVASNGSGNIGGRFERHTADDEATDMWGFVDNEDPDGAFYIDSQTKFRDLTDGTSNTVLMSETLKGGGGAAPATLADAKLQPAGLRYRNYVWTTDGSEDKSVDDAWCLDDSKTVERTRGEKWVDGAVSQNGYHHARTPNSKVNDCASRFAAIMSARSLHTSGVNALLGDGAVRFFSDNVDLTTWQRLGSISDGQPIGQF, encoded by the coding sequence ATGACTGTCTGTTTTCGTGCTGCGCTGCGCCACAAGCGCCGCGGCTTCACGCTGATCGAACTGCTCGTCGTGATCGCGATCATCGCGATCCTGATCGCCCTGCTCCTACCCGCGGTGCAACAGGCACGCGAGGCGGCGCGGCGGAGTCAATGTAAGAACAATTTGAAGCAACTGGGCTTGGCCCTGCACAACCATCACGCGACGTTCGGGCATCTGCCATCGCATCGCGATATTAAAGAGGCCCCAGTACCGCCTGCCGAGCAAAGCTTTTATCGCTGGTCGATGCACGCCATGCTCACTCCGTTTCTCGATCAGTCGATCATCTACAATCAGGTCGATCTTAAATCGCCGTTGATCGTACTTGCCCCGTTTCCGACCTATAACCCCGCCCTCTCAAACGTCGTCGCGACAAAGGTGTCGGTCTTCCTTTGTCCCAGCGACCCAGTCGTGCAAATCGACCCGAACTTCGGACCGACGAATTACGTTGCGTCCAACGGCAGCGGAAACATCGGCGGCCGATTTGAGCGGCACACGGCTGATGACGAAGCGACCGACATGTGGGGCTTTGTCGACAACGAAGACCCCGATGGCGCGTTCTACATCGACTCGCAGACCAAGTTTCGCGACTTAACCGACGGCACCTCGAACACCGTCTTAATGAGCGAAACTTTGAAAGGGGGTGGCGGCGCGGCCCCGGCGACACTCGCTGACGCCAAATTGCAGCCGGCCGGTCTTCGTTATCGCAATTATGTCTGGACCACCGACGGCTCCGAGGACAAATCGGTCGACGACGCGTGGTGTCTGGACGACTCAAAAACGGTTGAACGAACGCGCGGTGAGAAGTGGGTCGACGGAGCCGTGTCACAAAACGGCTACCATCACGCCCGCACGCCCAACAGCAAGGTCAATGACTGTGCGTCCCGCTTCGCTGCGATCATGTCAGCCCGCAGCCTGCACACCAGTGGCGTCAACGCTCTGTTGGGCGACGGAGCAGTCCGATTCTTCAGTGACAACGTCGACCTGACGACCTGGCAACGCCTCGGCTCGATCTCCGACGGACAGCCAATCGGGCAATTCTGA
- a CDS encoding amidohydrolase family protein, with product MAQSIDSFLHRDLRATAVSARCVFVDDWEPIDGGVIEIDREGRIADRHDRTHEAEYDLGSVALLPGLVNAHTHLEFSDIREPIAPGPPFPDWIRRLVQWRREHGWAKGDALHAGWNESACCGTTLLGEISTGGDVTPHDPMGAVIFREVIGFLPEQKDAALQAARQFLDDEIAEPGATTISRKGLSPHAPYSVHPELFNALVDLAAEHAAPVAVHLAETREELQFLRDADGPLADLLRHFGVFRDDAFNGGLRPLAYLEKLAKLEKVLVVHGNYLGPEEIDFLATRPQFSVVYCPRTHRFFEHESHPWRELLERGINVALGTDGRGSNPDLSIWNEMLLLRSRHPELEAATLADLVTRGGAVALGCDDQQGRLSVGKRACWTEVALDDACDAKVTLDSVISAGRRVTGSAVDGFRIASLFGGVDG from the coding sequence ATGGCTCAATCAATCGACTCGTTTCTCCATCGCGATCTCCGCGCGACAGCCGTCTCGGCTCGCTGCGTGTTCGTTGACGATTGGGAGCCGATCGACGGCGGCGTCATCGAGATCGATAGAGAGGGTCGGATCGCTGATCGACACGATCGGACCCACGAAGCCGAGTATGACCTCGGCTCGGTCGCGCTCCTCCCCGGCTTGGTGAATGCCCACACGCACCTGGAGTTCAGCGACATCCGCGAACCGATCGCGCCCGGCCCTCCCTTCCCCGATTGGATTCGGCGACTCGTTCAGTGGCGACGTGAACACGGTTGGGCGAAGGGAGACGCTCTGCACGCCGGTTGGAATGAGTCGGCCTGCTGCGGCACGACGCTGCTTGGCGAAATCTCGACCGGCGGTGATGTCACCCCGCACGACCCGATGGGAGCCGTCATCTTCCGCGAGGTGATCGGTTTCTTGCCCGAGCAGAAAGACGCGGCCCTTCAGGCTGCTCGGCAATTCCTCGACGATGAAATCGCGGAACCGGGGGCTACTACCATCAGCCGCAAAGGCCTCAGCCCGCACGCGCCATACAGCGTGCATCCGGAATTATTTAACGCCCTCGTCGACCTCGCTGCCGAGCATGCTGCACCGGTCGCGGTGCATCTGGCCGAAACGCGGGAAGAATTGCAATTTCTTCGTGATGCCGACGGCCCGCTCGCAGATCTTCTCCGCCACTTCGGGGTGTTCCGCGATGATGCCTTCAATGGAGGCTTGCGTCCCCTTGCGTATCTGGAAAAACTAGCAAAGCTGGAGAAGGTGCTGGTCGTCCACGGAAATTACCTTGGGCCGGAGGAGATCGACTTCCTCGCGACCCGTCCGCAGTTCTCGGTCGTCTACTGCCCCCGGACGCATCGCTTCTTTGAACACGAATCGCATCCGTGGCGCGAGTTACTCGAACGCGGCATCAATGTCGCACTCGGGACCGATGGTCGCGGATCGAACCCCGATCTTTCGATTTGGAATGAAATGCTGCTCTTGAGATCACGACATCCGGAGCTTGAAGCGGCGACCCTCGCGGACCTCGTCACAAGGGGTGGCGCCGTTGCGCTCGGCTGCGATGACCAACAGGGCCGACTGTCCGTGGGGAAACGGGCGTGCTGGACGGAAGTCGCACTCGATGATGCGTGCGATGCTAAGGTCACTCTCGATTCGGTGATCTCGGCGGGTCGACGCGTGACGGGTTCCGCGGTGGATGGCTTTCGGATCGCCTCGCTGTTCGGAGGCGTCGATGGCTGA
- a CDS encoding ABC transporter permease subunit/CPBP intramembrane protease, with protein sequence MNWNNVRLILLREIRDQLRDRRTIFMVVVLPLILYPALGIGMVQMMVLFTEQPRTVVVLGAENLPDPPLIEGDQFRPEWFELPGDADRLRVVTASTMADAEAGAQKQQAELLASAESVRDAHTKVAALQDDLTAALQAEDEAKITQLKSRLDAAREQRRKQFGEGLAEVVILVPEGFAESVARANTRISERDREGGDVAISRPVVLHNKAKEKSLLAYTWVKEALGQWESALLNKRLELAQLPQSLPNPVNPESVDLAIAKDRAASVWSKLFPALLILMTVTGAFYPAIDLGAGEKERGTMETLLICPASRAEIVLGKFFTVLAFSIGTAVLNLASMGFTGNHMASMAGGAASASKLGALAAPPLASLIWVAVLMVPIAALFSSLCLSLATFAKSSKEGQYYLTPLLVVTIGLTVFCLSPAVELTPLYSILPVIGPALLLKELLSAGGAGDQLWYAPAVLATSIGYGLLALWWAIDQFNREEVLFREAERFDLSLWLRHLMRDKEDTPSFAEAGVCFVLILLLQFIALPFLRGALPPPESEAFGVAMVRLLLVQQIAIIATPALLMGVMLTRSFRQTFSLYWPSWKYLAGAVLLSIFAHPLATTLLQQLDWFFPTLPPSVMRQFAAMSDANVPFWLAILGFAVAPALCEEITFRGFMLSGFRNRGRVWLAITLSALTFGLIHMIPQQVFNASLLGLLLGWIAIRSKSLLPGILFHFIWNGTEVMLMRVDEKYFQDTSLKWLASAGEQGLVFHWPILLVCGLVTVGTIRWLMHDASPSEDSNRLDEDPSLPVSSDLPQQPVSVG encoded by the coding sequence ATGAATTGGAATAACGTTCGCCTCATTCTGCTGCGTGAGATTCGCGATCAACTGCGCGATCGGCGGACGATCTTCATGGTCGTCGTGCTGCCGCTGATTTTGTACCCGGCCCTCGGGATCGGGATGGTGCAAATGATGGTGCTGTTCACCGAACAGCCGCGGACCGTCGTTGTGCTGGGGGCGGAAAACCTGCCCGACCCGCCACTGATCGAAGGCGATCAGTTTCGTCCCGAATGGTTCGAGCTGCCCGGCGATGCCGACCGCTTGCGCGTTGTGACGGCGAGCACGATGGCCGACGCCGAGGCGGGTGCGCAAAAACAACAGGCGGAACTACTGGCATCCGCCGAATCGGTTCGCGATGCGCACACAAAAGTCGCCGCCTTGCAGGACGACCTTACGGCCGCGCTGCAGGCCGAAGACGAAGCGAAGATCACACAACTAAAATCTCGACTGGATGCCGCACGCGAGCAGCGCCGCAAACAATTCGGCGAGGGCTTGGCCGAGGTCGTCATCCTTGTGCCCGAAGGTTTCGCGGAGAGCGTCGCGCGGGCGAATACGCGAATCAGTGAGCGAGATCGCGAGGGGGGTGACGTTGCAATCAGCCGGCCCGTCGTGTTGCACAACAAAGCCAAAGAGAAGTCGTTGCTCGCTTACACGTGGGTGAAAGAGGCGCTCGGCCAATGGGAAAGCGCTTTACTCAACAAACGGCTCGAACTGGCGCAGCTCCCGCAGTCACTGCCGAATCCCGTCAATCCGGAATCGGTCGATCTCGCAATCGCGAAAGATCGAGCCGCCTCGGTTTGGAGTAAGTTGTTCCCGGCCCTGCTGATTCTGATGACCGTGACCGGCGCCTTCTATCCGGCGATCGATCTCGGCGCGGGAGAGAAGGAGCGAGGGACGATGGAAACGCTTCTGATCTGTCCGGCGTCTCGGGCAGAGATCGTGCTCGGCAAATTCTTTACGGTGCTCGCTTTCTCGATCGGGACGGCCGTACTCAATCTCGCGAGCATGGGTTTTACTGGGAACCACATGGCCTCGATGGCCGGGGGGGCCGCATCGGCGAGCAAACTGGGGGCACTCGCGGCCCCGCCATTAGCCTCGTTGATTTGGGTCGCCGTATTGATGGTGCCGATCGCGGCGCTGTTCAGTTCGCTGTGCCTGTCGTTGGCAACCTTCGCCAAGAGCAGCAAGGAGGGCCAGTACTACCTCACGCCTTTGCTCGTCGTGACGATCGGACTGACGGTCTTTTGCCTTTCGCCGGCGGTCGAACTCACGCCGCTCTACAGTATCTTACCGGTCATCGGGCCGGCGCTGCTGCTCAAGGAGTTGCTATCGGCCGGTGGGGCGGGCGATCAATTGTGGTATGCGCCGGCGGTGCTCGCCACCAGTATCGGCTACGGGCTGCTCGCCCTGTGGTGGGCGATCGATCAATTCAATCGCGAAGAAGTCCTCTTCCGCGAGGCGGAGCGGTTCGACCTGAGTCTGTGGCTGCGGCACTTGATGCGAGACAAAGAAGACACGCCCAGCTTCGCCGAGGCGGGTGTCTGTTTCGTCCTCATTCTCCTGCTGCAATTCATCGCGCTGCCATTTTTGCGCGGGGCTCTGCCGCCGCCGGAGAGCGAGGCATTTGGAGTCGCCATGGTGCGGCTGCTACTCGTCCAGCAGATCGCCATCATCGCGACACCCGCCCTGCTCATGGGCGTGATGCTGACTCGGAGTTTCCGTCAAACTTTCAGCCTCTACTGGCCGAGTTGGAAGTACCTCGCCGGTGCGGTCCTGCTGTCGATCTTCGCTCACCCACTGGCGACCACCCTGCTGCAACAGCTCGATTGGTTCTTCCCGACATTACCGCCTTCGGTCATGCGGCAATTCGCTGCGATGTCGGACGCGAATGTGCCTTTCTGGCTCGCGATCCTCGGCTTCGCCGTCGCCCCAGCTCTTTGCGAGGAGATCACGTTCCGCGGCTTCATGCTGAGCGGCTTTCGGAACCGCGGTCGGGTCTGGCTCGCGATCACGCTCTCGGCACTCACGTTCGGCCTGATCCACATGATCCCGCAGCAAGTATTTAACGCCTCGCTGCTGGGACTGCTGCTGGGTTGGATCGCGATCCGCTCGAAATCTCTGCTGCCGGGCATCCTGTTCCACTTCATTTGGAACGGCACCGAGGTGATGCTGATGCGGGTCGACGAAAAGTATTTTCAAGACACATCGCTCAAATGGCTGGCGTCCGCAGGGGAGCAGGGACTCGTCTTCCATTGGCCCATACTACTGGTCTGCGGACTAGTCACGGTCGGCACAATCCGCTGGCTGATGCACGATGCAAGCCCGTCGGAAGACTCGAATCGACTCGATGAGGACCCTTCGCTCCCGGTCTCGAGCGACTTGCCTCAGCAACCAGTCAGTGTCGGCTGA
- a CDS encoding outer membrane protein assembly factor BamB family protein, which yields MNLALVILSLAALGEVAWPEFLGPSSEQVDPASIPVAWSPDENLAWSADLPGYGQSSPVVWGEIVYVTTIEGPNKETNHLTALNLSDGGELWRHSSESSMPVKNSYYVSRAAPTPVVDAGGVYAFWESGDLVALDHDGEQRWKMSLTETYGPIKNRFGLGGSLIQTDAAVIVLVDDTEGGYIAAFSKATGEVSWKTDRTKRMSWASPALIEVDGTAMVVVSSEGSIDGYDPASGEQLWTLDGLSGNTAAKPYVFGDGKLLIGASAGRGGRDAGARDSNLALSITKAGDEWEPEILWRADGALTTFATPTAHAGYAYWVNRVGALYCINVETGELAYRERIANSCWATPIGLGDHVYIFGKDGVTTVLRAGPEFEVLAENRVYEAESGGEDTSRFAKPIQYAAAVVDDSLLIRTGRTLYCVRK from the coding sequence ATGAATCTCGCCCTCGTGATCCTTTCGCTCGCCGCGCTCGGCGAGGTGGCCTGGCCCGAATTTCTCGGCCCGTCGTCAGAGCAGGTCGATCCCGCATCGATCCCTGTTGCGTGGTCGCCGGATGAAAATCTCGCATGGTCGGCCGACCTTCCGGGTTATGGCCAGTCGAGTCCGGTCGTCTGGGGCGAAATTGTTTATGTCACGACGATCGAGGGGCCGAACAAGGAGACGAATCATCTGACCGCGCTGAATCTATCGGACGGCGGAGAGTTGTGGCGACACTCTTCGGAGTCATCGATGCCGGTAAAGAACTCGTATTATGTCAGCCGGGCTGCTCCGACGCCGGTTGTTGACGCCGGCGGAGTGTATGCGTTTTGGGAAAGCGGCGACCTTGTTGCTCTCGATCACGACGGCGAGCAACGGTGGAAGATGTCCCTCACCGAAACGTACGGGCCGATCAAAAATCGCTTCGGATTGGGCGGCTCGCTGATTCAGACCGATGCAGCGGTGATCGTGCTCGTGGACGACACCGAGGGCGGCTACATCGCTGCTTTTTCCAAGGCGACCGGCGAAGTCTCATGGAAGACCGACCGCACGAAGCGGATGAGTTGGGCTTCGCCCGCCCTGATTGAGGTTGATGGCACCGCGATGGTGGTCGTAAGTTCGGAAGGCTCGATCGACGGTTACGACCCCGCAAGCGGAGAGCAGCTTTGGACGTTGGATGGACTCAGCGGCAACACTGCCGCCAAGCCGTATGTCTTCGGGGACGGCAAGCTTCTGATCGGGGCATCCGCCGGGCGTGGCGGAAGAGATGCCGGTGCGCGTGACTCCAATTTGGCACTCTCGATTACCAAGGCCGGGGACGAATGGGAGCCGGAGATTCTCTGGCGAGCCGACGGAGCGTTGACGACGTTCGCCACCCCGACCGCCCATGCGGGCTACGCTTATTGGGTCAATCGCGTCGGCGCGCTTTATTGCATCAATGTCGAGACGGGTGAACTCGCCTACCGGGAGCGGATCGCGAACAGTTGCTGGGCCACGCCGATCGGCTTGGGCGACCACGTCTACATCTTCGGGAAAGACGGCGTTACCACGGTGCTTCGAGCCGGGCCGGAATTCGAAGTGCTTGCTGAAAACCGCGTCTATGAAGCGGAATCAGGCGGCGAAGACACGTCCCGCTTCGCCAAGCCGATTCAATACGCGGCCGCAGTCGTTGATGACTCGCTGCTCATCCGAACCGGCCGGACGCTCTATTGCGTAAGGAAATAA